ATGTTGCCAGTGTGCAAACTAACTACAGCAGATATTCAACGTCGAAGTAGGTGAATCCGCCAAAAGTATGATGAAATTGAAAAGGGACCAAAAGATATGAAGTATTCACTATTCACCAAAGAATGCTACAAACTACGGTTATAAAGAGgaaactttttatttaataaggtAATTTTCACTTTGTATTTACAAGATACCTGCCATCATCCATGTCATGAACCAAAAATATGAATGGCAATCAGCAAAAGGACAGCTCCATTAAGTATTagacattgaaaatttttctcttccattatttaacaaaaagaaagaaaaagaaagctttGCTAGTAGTGTAAAGACACGGACAACAAGCTTAGCTTAGGGTTAAAACCTACCTTCCTAAAAGTTCACAACCAATATCTTGTACAATTAAAAACAGGAGTGCAAGAAATCTGTACTAAGTGAAGTGATGTGTTACTTTCTGAAGTTGGTGATATTCAAGTTATAAtcataaaatgactaaaaaattatttagattatCACATAAGAATAACACCAGCCATAAAACAGCTCACTGTCACTCAGGCAATATGTTAAAAATAGCacataaaaaagagaaaaaaataagagagagagagagggggggggggggggggcaccTATGCAAAATAACCAGTAATCAGCTCAGAAAAATCATGTTTCAGGAACTGGCAGTAggataattaaacaaaatagagTTTGCTTACTTTCGAGAAAAAAGAGCCACAGAGTTCAGGAGCACGATACCATCGAGTTGCAACATAGTCCTTCAATAGCAGTTAACAAGTTAGAAACTGGAGGTTCAGATGTCAGGAgctagaaataaaataaaatacaaaataaaatttttcactataattttaaaaagcaGATCTAGAAAGAAATACAGTGAACTGCTATGGTATGCATGACAGAACAACTTACAGTCCAGAAAATTGCTGATGGGGCATCATTGAAAGATACACGAGCAAGCCCAAAATCACATATCTTTAATTTGCAGTCAGCATTAGCAAGAATATTTTTTGGCTTTAAATCTCTATGAAATACATTTGCTGCAAATAACTCAgggaaattaattaattatcctcAGAGCCATAAAAGCCAAAGAAATTGCTGGAAAAGCACCAACCTGTATGTATATACTTCAGACCGCGAAGAAGCTGGTATAAGAAAAACTGATAATGCTCAGGAGTAAGATCATCATTAGCTTTAATTACTTGGTGAAGATCAGATTCCATCAACTCAAAAACGACATAGATATCTCTAAATTCCCGCCGTGAAGGAGGAAGCATAATATGTTTTATTTCTACAATATCTGGATGACGAAGCAATCGAAGGAGCTTAATTTCTCTCAGAATCCTTGTGGCATCAGAAACATGTTCAAAAACatcattaattttcttaattgcAACCCTTTCTCCAGTATGGCTGTCAATTGCAGAACCGACAACACCATAACTTCCCTTCCCGATAACTTCTTGAACTTGGTATCGGCTTGCCTCTCCATACTCTGTGAAGAATTCTGTTTCTAACCCACCCTGTACAAGGAATACCAGGCATTATTTATGAACAAGTAACTGAAAACCCGgtacccaaaaaacaaaactaagtGAAGAATATGACTTTTTTGTGTCATTGATGCagcaacaaataattaattcaaGATAGAGACACAACACAAGTAGGGGACAGGAACCAATGGTATAAACACCTATTCTTAAAGAACTAGATCCAATAAATAAATGTTCAACTTAACTACTATGAGACTAATGCCTGTTTCTTAGGTGTGTGGATAACATTATTAGAAACTTAACTGTTGTGCAAGGAGCTTTTATATCTCTGCATGACTAATAACATTTCTAGGAAGCTGATGGGGTAGCAGTCCAAGTAACATGACAATTCCTATAATCCTCAGAGAAGAAACCCAGCTTATTTTCTGGCCATTGGGAGGCCAGTTTGCATAAGAACTTTCCTTTTTTCTACATGTGTCATACATTGTAAATGCATCAACAACATAGAAACCAACAATCATGAGGATAAATATATATTCCAATACCATGGATGTCCATGctgtgcaaaaaaaaattactcattaTTGAAACAGTGTAGCCACctaaagaatgattttttttttttttttttatccccaGAAAGAGCAAAATATCGGTCTCCTTGGTAGGAGACAAGAAATAGCTCCACATCTTCAATACCACAAACTTAACAAGTAaaccactttttatcaacttagcaaaaatcaataaatatatcATACATACTGTCAACTCAATATAACTAAGAAAACCAAgggaaaattgttaaaacaagAAATGCAAAGGATATTATGTAGATACATATAGAAGCCAACCAGATTCTTTGTTACATTCATAAGTTACACACACATCAACACCTAGTATATCTTAAACTCACAACCTTCTATTCCATATTATGGGAGGAGGAAACACCGTTTGAACTAGAGCGCATTGGTGCCCAACAAGATTTCATCAATAATTTCAACTTAAAAACTTACAAACAAGAGATTCAAGAGGACTATAATTCCCACAAAATGCCAATGATTATAAGgctgcaaaaaaaaaacaatctaaatATAGAAATGGCTACACTAGATGGCACTATGTCAGACCACAATTTCTAAACAATTCAAGAAAGTCAAGAAAcagccaagagccttgtagttcAGTGGCATTACCTGCTCTATTTAACAAGGAGAACCAACATTCAAATTCCCCAACACCATTGTTGTAACTATCGACTTATCGAACCAACAAAACAGAATCAGACAGTGCAGAGGTAACCCAACCAATGCACGACGCACTACTTGTCCAAGAATCACATTCTTCCAAAATACATTGCCAAGAGATCAAAGGTGAACAGTACaccattaattaaaaaacacaaaattcagTAATAAGTCAAATAGACAATGATCAACTAGGCAAAGCTTCTAACCCTCAGGCCCTACATtatcatttctcaaaattcaaaacttgaattgattcaattttcttctacaTTTTCCCAGCAAACAAACAGAACCtaagaaaaacaacaacatttaaaaactaataaaaatgcatcctaaaaaaataatactaacaAATTGATAAAGAttaaagcgaaaaaaaaaatactagcaaaacataaaattagatctcaggaaaaaaaagaaaaaacacaaaaaccaaaaacagagAAGCAGAtctctaaaaaaagaaagagagagagagagagagagagagagaaaggaccTTTTTGTTTGAATCCATGTTGATGTTGGTAGATTTGAAATTGGACCAATTTGGAACTTTAATAAGCTTCAATCCCTCTGTgccttgttcttgttcttggtGGTGTTGTTTTAGTTGCTCCCTCTTGCTCTTACAAATTATGGACGATTGGGCGCGAACTTCGCTAACACAAGAGACGTGGCCAACACcactttcattattattttttttaatattaatattattattattgtgctgcttcttcttcttattattattgctgttgttgttgttgttatgaGAAGAAGTTATATTATTGTTGTGATCAGCAATAATAATATTggttgtatttttattattattattattactactagAAGAAGAGCGACGTTGAAACCAGCGACGAAGCACATCCACGAGTGCTCCACCTCCACTCCCCATATACACTCCTCTTCGATTTTGATTCAAACTCACCAGATTTCTCGTTCAGCATTGCCCGTTCTTCTCTTCGTAATTTTcgctgctctctctctctctcttcaaaccACTCCTGTTTTCTTGTGTTccgcctcttttttctctctgtgCTAGTGTGTTGTGCCAATggaaatagagaaagagagagagagagagagagaccagaagagaagagaagagaagttAGGTTGCTTTGTTGGTTTCGGGAGATGGGCCGTGAATGATGCACATTAACTGCAATTATGGctttcttatttgttttgtaAACCCCAAACGTGAGGTCAGGTTTTTGTGACtaatgtgggtttttttttttttttggtgccaaTCTTGTATCAGATTCGATCAATTATGACTTTACACATGTTACTATCTATCTATCCCCCTCTACCTTATTCTTGGGAGGTGTTGAATTTGAATTATTGTTCATTGTTTAAGTAAACAAACTATTACTACCTATCTCCCACCCCCacctatatttatatatataagtgcaattatttgtttgttaataagggaaaaaaattgagactaaaagagggagggaTAGACACCTAGCATCTGGGTTTTACTTTACTCTAATTTATTTATCTGTCACTGTCACTTCCTACTTTAATAAGTCTCAATCCTTTTGGTTATTCTTTACCTATTTTCTTTATGGGTCCTATAAATGTACATCTTTAAGGTATACATGAATCActtattttagaaaattctttttaggaaaaaattgaaatagctataaaaaaaaaagttaagcatttttttttttttttcataaaaattttcttaaataatttattaatatatgctctaaaaatatatattagtaaaattctttctttattccATCCCTTTAACCTTACTCAACATTCAATCTACACTTGCACACCACCTCTTTGCTAATTTGTCTCATTACCTTTTGACATGTCTCACTCCTGGCCAAGAGACTACGATAGACTTGGAACTGTGAAGGAGTTAATTGAgcctcaataataataataataataataataagggctTTAAAAGCAATCTTAGCACAACCTAGAATTCTTCTCCCCCATTCTATGGttctatctaaaacaaaagccAAACAAGATTAAAAATCTATCAAAAAGGCTGGGGTAATATAAATGATGTATGACTCCATATAGTGATGGAACCGGGGACATTTATGTCATGCGGGGAATAGGAGTTGATGTTAGAAGTAGCTGTTTTTAGCTAACAAGTGGTTAATTACTCCACGTATAATTTGGGTTGTAAGAATGAAAAATGGTTATGGTTAGGGTTTATAGTTGTGAGTTGGAAGTAGTTTTTGGCTAACCAATAGTTAATTTCTCCACGTATACATTTGGATTGTAAGAATGAAAAATGGTTATGGATAAGGTTTATAGTTGTGAGTTGTCATATCCATTCCAAATGAGAAGTATTACGTACTTACATCCACGGTACTTTCACAACATGGTTAATTACTCCGTGTATACATTTGGGttgtaaaaatgaaaaatggttATGGATAGGGTTTATAGTTGTGAGTTGTCATATCCATTCCAAATGAGAAGTATTACATACTTACGtccacaatactttcacaacatgGTTAATTACTCCGCATATACATTTGGGTTGTAAGAATGAAAAATGGTTATATATAGGGTTTATAGTTGTGAGTTGTCATATCCATTCCAAATGAGAAGTATTATGTACTTACGTCCATagtactttcacaacaaatcataggtgataaattgttattaattataatttgaactcataaatgaaattacttttttgcctaccaataataaccaataacaacttaccacttagaatttgttgtgaaaatattgtggacataacatttatGATTCTAAATACATTTGATATGGGATATCTCAAGAGCGTTTCTAAGATCACAAactatttcacaactttttctCCACAACTCTAATGTGACAGACTGTGAATAAATTGCCTACTATTTATAGATGAAATTGTGGTCTATAGGTTGTATGGGGGACTTCAATAGCATGTTGAATTAAGATAATAAATCAAAGCACAAAAGTAATATCAACCTCTAGAGTTGAGCTATGTATAAAGTCTATAGACAATATAGACattctattttaccatattGAAATATCCATTTTGTGCAGAATATGGTTAacgctattttttttttttatgtaaaatatttttcagaaaatgtttttcaattttcaggtGTTTTTTGTAGGTAAAATATAGttaaacttgtaaaatattttttcgtTGTTATCAAATCCTTtataaaatgttgtaaaatgttttatctttgaaaaattggtaaaatattttccaaaaaaacacaaagtgGCTTCCCCTCTCCTATCGAATCGTTGGGTCATTGGTACAGTAGCCAGAGACTCCGCTGCAATGATCAGTGTGGGCGGTCCAGTGGCTGGAGACTCCACTCCGACATTCAATAAGGCAGTCCAATGGCCAAAGACTCTGCTCCAAAGACTGATGTCATCGATCAGTGTCTAATGACTCAACTCCGATTACCAGTGTCGATGGTCAGAGACTTCGCTCCACAATCAGTGCTGGTGATCTGGCAACAAGAGACGCCTCACTGACAACCGATGCGATGCTCTAGCGGCCAAATACACCATGCCACAACCAATGCCAGAAGTCTAGTAACTAAATATGACATTTTGTTGACCAGTGCTAGCGATCCAATCACTGGAGATACTGCTCCAACGATGATTAATTGTCAGTAGTTCGGTCGCTAGAGCCACCACTCTTATTGCCAGTTCTAGTAGTCCGATCACCGAACCTTTGACACCAATGGCTTCAATGTTGAACCATCGGTTTTGGTGgtttgtttgaaaaattttacttgtcataccaaatacttgaaaatattttacatgtaaattttttaatattttaaaataatttacttcaAAATAAA
The Quercus lobata isolate SW786 chromosome 10, ValleyOak3.0 Primary Assembly, whole genome shotgun sequence DNA segment above includes these coding regions:
- the LOC115963346 gene encoding mitogen-activated protein kinase 9 isoform X2, producing the protein MGSGGGALVDVLRRWFQRRSSSSSNNNNNKNTTNIIIADHNNNITSSHNNNNNSNNNKKKKQHNNNNINIKKNNNESGVGHVSCVSEVRAQSSIICKSKREQLKQHHQEQEQGTEGLKLIKVPNWSNFKSTNINMDSNKKGGLETEFFTEYGEASRYQVQEVIGKGSYGVVGSAIDSHTGERVAIKKINDVFEHVSDATRILREIKLLRLLRHPDIVEIKHIMLPPSRREFRDIYVVFELMESDLHQVIKANDDLTPEHYQFFLYQLLRGLKYIHTANVFHRDLKPKNILANADCKLKICDFGLARVSFNDAPSAIFWTDYVATRWYRAPELCGSFFSKYTPAIDIWSIGCIFAEMLTGKPLFPGKNVVHQLDLMTDLLGTPAAESIARIRNEKARRYLASMRRKQPVPLTQKFPNADPLALRLLERLVAFDPKDRPTAEEALADPYFQGLSNVDREPSTQPISKLEFEFERRKLAKDDVRELIYREILEYHPQMLQEYLRGGDQTSFMYPSGVDRFKRQFAHLEEHYGKGEKSSPLQRQHASLPRERVNVPKEETADQNGEFEGRTAAAVATGLQSSPTELQSNNLETANSESENGFNKPNYSARSLLKSASISGSKCIEVKPRKDLEEEAIPEANDEALDGLSHKVAALHA
- the LOC115963346 gene encoding mitogen-activated protein kinase 9 isoform X1, which gives rise to MGSGGGALVDVLRRWFQRRSSSSSNNNNNKNTTNIIIADHNNNITSSHNNNNNSNNNKKKKQHNNNNINIKKNNNESGVGHVSCVSEVRAQSSIICKSKREQLKQHHQEQEQGTEGLKLIKVPNWSNFKSTNINMDSNKKGGLETEFFTEYGEASRYQVQEVIGKGSYGVVGSAIDSHTGERVAIKKINDVFEHVSDATRILREIKLLRLLRHPDIVEIKHIMLPPSRREFRDIYVVFELMESDLHQVIKANDDLTPEHYQFFLYQLLRGLKYIHTANVFHRDLKPKNILANADCKLKICDFGLARVSFNDAPSAIFWTDYVATRWYRAPELCGSFFSKYTPAIDIWSIGCIFAEMLTGKPLFPGKNVVHQLDLMTDLLGTPAAESIARIRNEKARRYLASMRRKQPVPLTQKFPNADPLALRLLERLVAFDPKDRPTAEEALADPYFQGLSNVDREPSTQPISKLEFEFERRKLAKDDVRELIYREILEYHPQMLQEYLRGGDQTSFMYPSGVDRFKRQFAHLEEHYGKGEKSSPLQRQHASLPRERVNVPKEETADQNGEFEGRTAAAVATGLQSSPTELQSNNLETANSESENGFNKPNYSARSLLKSASISGSKCIEVKPRKDLEQEEAIPEANDEALDGLSHKVAALHA